A single window of Brevundimonas naejangsanensis DNA harbors:
- a CDS encoding TorF family putative porin translates to MRKRKKLDGSDLNNALVGGACLVAVITLGLCTAPTDAKAQDFAKGARPEVAFNAAIGSDYVFRGVSQNEGDPAISAGVDVTQGVFYAGAWAGNVSFAGDADTDAEIDLYAGVRPEFGGFNWDFGVVGYVYAGQPDGADYDYVELKAATSRAVGPATLGAAIYYSPDFFGASEDEATYAEINGAISPADKWTISAAVGRQWVSSDFDYTTWNLGAAYQLTDNLALDVRYFDTDEHDFGAAYDGRVAASLKATF, encoded by the coding sequence TGCCTGGTCGCCGTCATCACCCTGGGCCTGTGCACGGCGCCCACGGACGCCAAGGCCCAGGACTTTGCGAAGGGCGCCCGTCCCGAGGTCGCCTTCAACGCCGCCATTGGATCTGACTACGTCTTCCGGGGCGTCAGCCAGAATGAAGGCGATCCGGCGATCTCGGCCGGGGTCGATGTGACGCAAGGCGTCTTCTACGCCGGGGCCTGGGCCGGGAACGTCTCCTTCGCCGGGGACGCCGACACCGACGCCGAGATCGACCTCTACGCCGGCGTCCGGCCCGAGTTCGGCGGCTTCAACTGGGACTTCGGCGTGGTCGGCTATGTCTACGCCGGCCAGCCGGACGGGGCCGACTACGACTATGTCGAGCTGAAGGCCGCGACCTCGCGCGCGGTCGGCCCGGCCACCCTGGGGGCGGCGATCTACTACTCGCCGGACTTCTTCGGCGCGTCCGAGGACGAGGCGACCTATGCCGAGATCAACGGCGCGATCAGCCCGGCCGACAAGTGGACGATCTCGGCGGCGGTGGGGCGCCAGTGGGTGTCGTCTGACTTTGACTACACAACCTGGAACCTGGGCGCGGCCTACCAGCTGACCGACAATCTGGCGCTGGACGTCCGCTATTTCGACACCGACGAACACGACTTCGGCGCCGCCTATGACGGTCGCGTCGCAGCCAGCCTGAAGGCGACCTTCTGA
- the kdpC gene encoding potassium-transporting ATPase subunit KdpC: MLNHIRPAVVMIALFTGVLGVAYPFAVTGVAQTVFSEQADGSLVRDKAGKVVGSALVGQTFAEPVYLHPRPSAAGNGYDASSSSGANLGPLNPDLIAQVKTDADALRAATGAAVIPADAVTASASGLDPHISPAYARLQAARIAQARGVAVQEVSKVIEQHVEGRTFGVLGQPRVNVLLTNMALDARFPRPAAEG, from the coding sequence ATGCTGAACCACATCCGTCCGGCGGTCGTGATGATCGCCCTGTTCACCGGCGTTCTGGGCGTCGCCTATCCGTTCGCGGTGACGGGCGTGGCCCAGACGGTCTTCTCGGAGCAGGCCGACGGCAGCCTGGTCCGAGACAAGGCCGGCAAGGTCGTGGGCTCGGCCCTGGTCGGCCAGACCTTTGCGGAGCCGGTCTATCTGCATCCGCGCCCTTCGGCGGCGGGCAACGGCTATGACGCCTCGTCGTCTTCGGGCGCCAACCTCGGCCCTCTGAACCCGGACCTGATCGCCCAGGTCAAGACGGACGCCGATGCCTTGCGCGCCGCAACGGGTGCGGCGGTTATCCCCGCCGACGCCGTGACGGCCTCGGCTTCGGGCCTCGACCCGCATATCTCCCCGGCCTACGCTAGGCTTCAGGCCGCCCGCATCGCCCAGGCGCGGGGCGTGGCGGTGCAAGAGGTGAGCAAGGTGATCGAACAGCATGTCGAAGGCCGAACATTCGGTGTGCTGGGCCAGCCGCGCGTCAATGTGCTGCTGACCAATATGGCGCTGGACGCGCGCTTCCCTCGTCCCGCCGCGGAGGGCTGA
- a CDS encoding sensor histidine kinase: MAPPILPTTKTPAAPRKRGRLKVFLGMSPGVGKTYEMLRAARRRKAEGDDVVVGVVETHGRKETMSLLRGLEVMARSPIAYRDRTLLEFDLDGAVARRPGLLLVDEYAHSNAPGSRHPKRWQDVEEILDAGIDVWTTLNVQHLESLSDVVLRITSVRQRESVPDSALSRADDIELVDITPEELRKRLAEGKVYVPETARLASDNFFKVENLTALRELALRRAAQTVDDQLVARLREQGVPGPWAAGERILVLIAGDAMAAPLVRAGRRLSDMMMDAPWTVTHVDRPSGARHGVGSAGKLSDALKLAEQLGGRTVVLSGDDVVRAVMDHAHQNNVTQIVLAKGRDSRLSEWLGRSLAAELLRQARGVAIHVITDGVDLEEKTLREPRLRLTGGWRGYAVGAACVVAATGLALLLDRTFERVDLGVIYLSAVLAAGVLYGLKPALAAATVAFLTYNFLFLQPKYSFAIGSPTDVLTLIVFWAVALTTGFLAGRVREQAKTAQRRASAVSALLAASQRLTGVGDRTTAARILAEQTAAAAGAGAVVLLPVNDELTLVAGAPTKTPLDAEAMAAARWAWEKGEPAGHGTGTLPQARWTFRPLQGVRDRAGVAGIEAAALSPGSDEEKLALALLDQGAVAVERADLAGQAVETETLRRTDRFRGALMNSVSHDLRTPLSTVLGASTTLIDLGDKLKPEVRADLLLSIREEAERLSRYVGDLLDMTRLEGGGLNIRADWVDVRDVLNAAGKRVARRLGARKMTRDFPAQLSLVMVDQGLLEQALVNILENAIVYSPDGSTVELAAYEDRGSVVISIEDEGKGIPTAELERVFDKFRRMEEPSDRTKGAGLGLAIAKGFVEAMNGRIAAASPIMDGKGTRILISLPKAVVTHPSLL; the protein is encoded by the coding sequence ATGGCGCCGCCCATCCTCCCGACGACCAAGACCCCGGCCGCCCCGCGAAAGCGTGGGCGGCTGAAGGTTTTTCTGGGCATGTCGCCTGGCGTCGGCAAGACCTACGAGATGCTGCGCGCCGCGCGCCGCCGCAAAGCCGAGGGCGATGATGTCGTCGTCGGCGTGGTCGAGACCCACGGCCGCAAGGAGACCATGAGCCTGCTGCGCGGGCTGGAGGTCATGGCCCGCAGCCCCATCGCCTATCGCGACCGAACCCTGCTGGAGTTCGACCTGGACGGCGCCGTGGCGCGCCGCCCCGGCCTGTTGCTGGTCGACGAATACGCCCACTCCAACGCTCCCGGCTCGCGTCATCCCAAGCGGTGGCAGGACGTGGAGGAGATCCTGGACGCCGGGATCGACGTCTGGACCACGCTGAACGTCCAGCACCTGGAAAGCCTGTCGGACGTGGTGCTGCGCATCACCAGCGTCAGGCAACGTGAAAGCGTGCCGGACAGCGCCCTGTCGCGCGCCGATGACATCGAACTGGTGGACATCACCCCGGAGGAGCTGCGCAAGCGGCTGGCCGAGGGCAAGGTCTATGTGCCGGAGACGGCGCGGCTGGCCTCGGACAACTTCTTCAAGGTCGAGAACCTGACGGCCCTGCGCGAACTGGCCCTGCGCCGGGCGGCCCAGACGGTGGATGATCAGCTGGTGGCCCGACTGCGCGAGCAGGGGGTGCCGGGGCCGTGGGCGGCGGGCGAGCGGATTCTGGTGCTGATCGCGGGCGACGCCATGGCCGCGCCCCTGGTCCGCGCCGGTCGACGGTTGTCGGACATGATGATGGACGCGCCCTGGACCGTGACCCACGTCGACCGGCCCTCGGGCGCGCGGCACGGCGTGGGCTCGGCGGGCAAGCTGTCCGACGCGCTGAAGCTGGCCGAGCAACTGGGCGGGCGGACGGTGGTCCTGAGCGGCGACGACGTGGTGCGCGCCGTCATGGATCACGCCCATCAGAACAACGTCACCCAGATCGTCCTGGCCAAGGGGCGCGACAGCCGCCTGTCCGAATGGCTGGGGCGGTCGCTGGCGGCGGAACTGCTGCGTCAGGCCCGGGGCGTCGCCATCCACGTCATCACCGACGGGGTCGATCTGGAGGAGAAGACGCTGCGGGAGCCGCGTCTGCGTCTGACCGGCGGCTGGCGCGGCTATGCGGTCGGCGCCGCCTGCGTCGTGGCGGCGACGGGCCTGGCCCTGCTGCTGGATCGCACGTTCGAGCGTGTCGATCTGGGCGTCATCTACCTATCGGCGGTGCTGGCGGCGGGGGTGCTTTACGGCCTGAAACCGGCCCTGGCGGCGGCGACGGTCGCCTTCCTGACCTACAACTTCCTGTTTCTTCAGCCGAAATATAGTTTCGCCATCGGGTCGCCGACCGATGTCCTGACCCTGATCGTTTTCTGGGCCGTGGCCCTGACGACAGGCTTCCTGGCGGGTCGGGTGCGCGAGCAGGCGAAGACGGCGCAGCGCCGGGCCTCGGCGGTCTCCGCTCTGCTGGCCGCCAGTCAGAGGCTGACTGGCGTCGGCGATCGGACCACCGCCGCGCGCATCCTGGCCGAGCAGACGGCGGCGGCGGCGGGGGCGGGGGCCGTCGTCCTTCTGCCCGTCAACGACGAACTGACCCTGGTCGCCGGCGCGCCGACCAAGACCCCGCTAGACGCCGAGGCCATGGCCGCCGCGCGCTGGGCCTGGGAGAAGGGGGAACCGGCGGGTCACGGTACCGGCACCCTGCCGCAGGCGCGCTGGACCTTCCGCCCCCTGCAAGGCGTGCGCGACCGCGCGGGCGTGGCCGGGATCGAGGCCGCCGCCCTGTCGCCCGGCTCGGACGAGGAGAAACTGGCCCTGGCCCTGCTGGATCAGGGGGCGGTCGCGGTCGAGCGCGCCGATCTGGCCGGTCAGGCGGTCGAGACCGAGACCCTGCGCCGCACCGACCGTTTCCGGGGCGCGCTGATGAACTCGGTCAGCCATGACCTGAGGACGCCCCTGTCCACAGTGCTGGGCGCCTCGACCACGCTGATTGATCTCGGCGACAAGCTGAAGCCCGAGGTCCGCGCCGACTTGCTGTTGTCGATCCGCGAGGAGGCCGAGCGACTCAGCCGCTATGTCGGCGACCTCTTGGACATGACCCGGCTGGAGGGCGGGGGGCTGAACATCCGCGCCGACTGGGTCGATGTGCGCGACGTGCTGAATGCGGCGGGCAAGCGGGTGGCGCGGCGTCTGGGCGCGCGCAAGATGACCCGCGACTTCCCGGCCCAGCTCAGCCTGGTCATGGTCGATCAGGGGCTGCTGGAACAGGCCCTGGTGAACATTCTGGAAAACGCCATCGTCTACAGCCCCGACGGCTCGACCGTCGAGCTCGCCGCCTATGAAGACCGGGGCTCCGTAGTCATCTCCATCGAGGACGAGGGCAAGGGCATCCCGACCGCCGAACTGGAACGGGTTTTCGATAAATTCCGCCGCATGGAGGAGCCGTCGGACCGCACCAAGGGCGCCGGCCTGGGTCTGGCCATCGCCAAGGGCTTCGTCGAGGCCATGAACGGCCGCATCGCCGCCGCCAGCCCGATCATGGACGGAAAAGGGACCCGTATCCTGATCAGTCTGCCCAAGGCCGTCGTCACCCACCCGAGCCTGCTCTAA
- a CDS encoding response regulator: MAAVRPQILVIDDEPQIHRFLSPALDAAGYEPRRADSGQEGLRGIALWSPDAVVLDLGLPDMDGKDVLARAREFYAGPIIILSARDREAEKIAALDLGANDYVEKPFGVGELLARVRANLRQAASRVEMQGPLTAGEVIIDLERRLITRADVAVRVTPKEYDVLAHLARNVGKVVSHRDLLTAVWGKAHADDTQYLRVVIGQLRQKLEIDPAQPRLIVTEPGVGYRLVD; the protein is encoded by the coding sequence ATGGCCGCCGTTCGTCCCCAGATTCTCGTCATCGACGACGAGCCCCAGATCCACCGCTTCCTGTCCCCGGCGCTGGACGCCGCCGGCTATGAGCCGCGCCGCGCCGACAGCGGGCAGGAGGGTCTGCGCGGCATCGCCTTATGGAGCCCCGACGCCGTTGTGCTGGACCTCGGCCTGCCCGACATGGACGGCAAGGACGTTCTGGCGCGGGCGCGAGAGTTCTACGCCGGCCCCATCATCATCCTGTCGGCGCGCGACAGGGAGGCGGAGAAGATCGCGGCGCTGGATCTGGGCGCCAACGACTATGTCGAAAAGCCTTTTGGCGTCGGCGAACTGCTGGCCCGGGTCCGCGCCAACCTGCGGCAAGCTGCGTCGCGCGTCGAGATGCAGGGGCCGCTGACGGCGGGCGAGGTGATCATCGATCTGGAGCGCCGCCTGATTACCCGCGCCGACGTCGCCGTGCGCGTCACGCCCAAGGAATACGACGTCCTGGCCCATCTGGCGCGCAACGTCGGCAAGGTGGTCAGCCATCGCGACCTGCTGACCGCCGTCTGGGGCAAGGCTCACGCGGACGACACCCAGTACCTCCGCGTGGTCATCGGCCAATTGCGCCAGAAGCTAGAGATCGACCCCGCACAGCCCCGGTTGATCGTCACCGAACCAGGGGTCGGTTATCGCCTGGTGGATTGA
- a CDS encoding TonB-dependent receptor, whose protein sequence is MKARSRHLASASPRALLLYPLMAAAFASVTPQAAVAQTTSQPAAQAPAAAGALRGRVLDTVSGEYLRNAEVRVEGTGIVAYSEDGGAFRLSGVPTGEVTLVVRYAGLQDARATASVVAGQTTVVDIALKAPLYAGSDEASAVEDIVVTAARGGQAKALMERRVAMNAKNVVPADNFGALTMGDVGEFMKSMPGLSIDYTEVDATAVRIGGLPPKYSTFTMDGARMATATSNNNSGRQNSFEQMSITGIETIELNHTLLASMDADSPGGSINLRSKYAFQLPGRQLRFQVGGVATSDSALSRHYMPDDKKHASLYPSAQFSYADVFLDGRLGVAVSASHNANYVQQDRIQTDWSYLADGRVIPYQVMWRPGPKLTSRSAANLAVDYKFTEDLIFSLRSNYSFYDVEYFNQYTYLTFGTTTKSYATPESTGTHIVVNPDGRNTRLHTGYSHRYAGTPTYLIAPKLEYKGETWEAALRASYSSAEFNFRDTSKGFFQRTDNHLTGIGFEMERESTDSNAWYLRQTAGRSWSDPMNFNRDIDIGNNVRTAESDAVNDMYSLNLDAKKRLSLGDVHFTLMGGLGARSNDWRTDEGSYQQFQYVGSTGDLTQTAAEAVVPWTQKYRFEMIGFDAGNMNAQGWRADSHYGMYDIYREHPEYFVADEVGNLKRRLDNNKRVKEDITSAYVEAQADAGRARFDLGLRYEKTETAARIAVIRPAKEVADAGLSVNTVEGLLYQYNNGTYQDRKGEYDDWFWSGGVKYDFTDKLVGQLSFSQAVLRPDYGNLGGVVSVNDDTMIVTVPNPELKPEHSTKYYASLQYYLAPAGIIGLSAYQLDMQDMQVTGMTVNPEDVGFDPAEYAGYTFRSAQNLPGTSTNRGYVAEYSQQLTFLPGAWRGLGLHGSVTYLDPDGERQGTPKQAANWGVRYNIGRFDFQLNGNWQSKYRVSGLNNTPTTANNGVLYHSPRELWNVSVNYKINDHFDLMLAGRNIFNSPDVIYSNERDRVQQYTVYGSMWNIGVKGVF, encoded by the coding sequence ATGAAGGCCCGTTCTCGCCACCTCGCCAGCGCCAGCCCGCGAGCCCTCTTGCTGTATCCGCTGATGGCGGCCGCCTTTGCGTCCGTGACGCCTCAGGCGGCGGTGGCGCAAACGACCAGCCAGCCCGCGGCCCAGGCGCCCGCCGCCGCCGGCGCCCTGCGCGGCCGGGTGCTCGACACCGTCAGCGGCGAGTATCTGCGCAATGCCGAGGTTCGCGTCGAAGGCACGGGCATCGTCGCCTATTCCGAGGACGGCGGCGCCTTCCGTCTCAGCGGCGTGCCGACGGGCGAGGTCACGCTTGTGGTCCGCTACGCCGGCCTGCAGGACGCGCGGGCCACAGCCAGCGTCGTCGCAGGCCAGACCACGGTTGTCGACATCGCGCTGAAGGCCCCGCTCTATGCTGGCTCCGATGAGGCGTCTGCCGTGGAGGACATCGTGGTCACTGCCGCACGCGGAGGCCAGGCCAAGGCGCTGATGGAGCGCCGCGTGGCGATGAACGCCAAGAACGTGGTCCCGGCCGACAACTTCGGCGCCCTGACCATGGGCGACGTGGGCGAGTTCATGAAGTCGATGCCGGGCCTGTCGATCGACTACACCGAGGTCGACGCCACCGCCGTGCGCATCGGCGGCCTGCCGCCCAAATATTCCACCTTCACCATGGACGGGGCCAGGATGGCCACGGCCACCTCGAACAACAACTCGGGCCGTCAGAACTCGTTCGAGCAGATGTCGATCACCGGCATCGAGACGATCGAGCTGAACCACACCCTGCTGGCCAGCATGGACGCGGACTCGCCGGGCGGCAGCATCAACCTGCGCAGCAAGTACGCCTTCCAGCTGCCCGGGCGGCAGCTGCGCTTCCAGGTGGGCGGGGTGGCGACCTCGGACTCGGCCCTGTCGCGTCACTACATGCCCGACGACAAGAAGCACGCCAGCCTCTATCCCTCGGCCCAGTTCTCCTACGCCGACGTGTTCCTGGACGGCCGCCTGGGCGTCGCGGTCAGCGCCAGCCATAACGCCAACTATGTGCAGCAGGATCGCATCCAGACCGACTGGTCCTATCTGGCTGACGGCCGGGTGATCCCCTACCAGGTCATGTGGCGCCCGGGGCCGAAGCTGACCAGCCGATCCGCCGCCAACTTGGCGGTGGACTACAAGTTCACCGAAGACCTGATCTTCTCGCTGCGCAGCAACTACTCGTTCTATGACGTCGAGTATTTCAACCAGTACACCTATCTGACGTTCGGCACGACGACGAAGTCCTACGCCACGCCTGAATCGACGGGCACGCATATCGTGGTCAATCCGGATGGCCGGAACACCCGTCTGCACACCGGCTATTCGCACCGCTACGCCGGAACGCCGACCTATCTGATCGCGCCGAAGCTGGAATATAAGGGCGAGACGTGGGAAGCGGCGCTGCGCGCCAGCTACTCGTCGGCGGAGTTCAACTTCCGCGACACCAGCAAGGGCTTCTTCCAGCGAACCGACAACCACCTGACGGGGATCGGCTTCGAGATGGAGCGCGAGTCCACGGACTCCAACGCCTGGTATCTGCGCCAGACGGCGGGTCGTTCGTGGAGCGATCCGATGAACTTCAATCGCGACATCGACATCGGCAACAACGTCCGCACGGCGGAATCGGACGCCGTCAACGACATGTATTCGCTGAACCTGGACGCGAAGAAGCGGCTCAGCCTGGGCGACGTCCACTTCACCCTGATGGGCGGCCTGGGCGCGCGCAGCAATGACTGGCGTACGGACGAGGGCTCCTATCAGCAGTTCCAGTATGTCGGCTCGACCGGCGATCTGACCCAGACCGCCGCCGAAGCCGTGGTGCCGTGGACGCAGAAATACCGCTTCGAGATGATCGGCTTCGATGCGGGCAACATGAACGCCCAGGGCTGGCGCGCCGACAGCCACTACGGAATGTACGACATCTACCGCGAACACCCTGAGTATTTCGTGGCGGACGAGGTCGGCAACCTGAAGCGCCGTCTCGACAACAACAAGCGGGTCAAAGAAGACATCACCTCGGCCTACGTCGAGGCCCAGGCCGACGCGGGCCGCGCGCGCTTCGACCTGGGGCTGCGCTATGAGAAGACCGAGACGGCGGCCCGTATCGCCGTCATCCGTCCGGCCAAGGAGGTCGCGGACGCCGGCCTGTCGGTCAACACGGTCGAGGGGCTGCTGTACCAGTACAACAACGGGACCTATCAGGATCGCAAGGGCGAGTACGACGACTGGTTCTGGAGCGGCGGGGTGAAGTACGACTTCACCGACAAGCTGGTCGGCCAGCTGTCCTTCAGCCAGGCGGTCCTACGCCCCGACTACGGCAACCTGGGCGGGGTGGTGTCGGTCAACGACGACACCATGATCGTGACCGTGCCGAACCCCGAGCTGAAGCCGGAGCATTCGACGAAGTATTACGCCAGCCTGCAGTATTATCTGGCGCCGGCGGGCATCATCGGTCTGTCGGCCTACCAGCTCGACATGCAGGACATGCAGGTCACCGGCATGACGGTGAACCCGGAGGACGTCGGCTTCGATCCGGCCGAGTACGCGGGCTACACCTTCCGCAGCGCCCAGAACCTGCCGGGGACCAGCACCAACCGGGGCTATGTCGCGGAATACAGCCAGCAGCTGACCTTCCTGCCGGGCGCCTGGCGCGGCCTGGGCCTGCATGGCTCGGTGACTTACCTGGATCCGGACGGCGAGCGTCAGGGCACGCCGAAACAGGCGGCCAACTGGGGCGTGCGCTACAACATCGGCCGCTTCGACTTCCAGCTGAACGGCAACTGGCAGTCGAAGTATCGCGTCAGCGGTCTGAACAACACGCCGACCACGGCCAACAACGGCGTCCTCTACCACTCGCCGCGCGAGCTGTGGAATGTCAGCGTCAACTACAAGATCAACGACCACTTCGACCTGATGCTGGCCGGTCGGAACATCTTCAACTCGCCGGACGTCATCTACTCCAACGAGCGTGATCGGGTGCAGCAGTACACCGTCTACGGCTCGATGTGGAACATCGGCGTCAAGGGCGTCTTCTGA
- a CDS encoding alkaline phosphatase D family protein, whose protein sequence is MPLMLDRRRLVLGGGLGLAALGLPGGAALARELLSASGFTHGVASGEPGPDSLLLWSRYVPSGGVDEVRLDAEIALDASFHQVAARGVVRTGAYRDWTVKITLDGLQPGTTYWYRFIGPDGSRSQTGRARTLPVGRAERFRIGLFSCSNLPMGWFNAYAHAAARDDVDLWLHVGDYVYEYGLGSYAVDDRIAERAVLPAHDHEMVALADYRLRFACYRADPDLQAVHAAAPMVCVWDDHESTNDSWEGGAQNHQAATEGDWSTRRAAAAQAYLEWMPISEEPWKAYTIGDLATLYRTESRLIGRTRQADIGAAYREGTEAALTAFRDGAWQDASASMLGSTQEAWLARELRINAPKTAWQVVGMGTIMGRTVMPHDAVSWLRSDLSEGAVRSFTNAARAGRVGLPMWMDRWDGYPAARSRFLKAAQAADADLVMLAGDSHNAWAYSLSEDGRPAGVEFAGQAVTSNGIEKQLGVAPSVAARSFVAANPEMAWAQTSGRGYMMIDITPDRVGGEWIFMETIKARSTAVAGAHRMTVQKGRRRFVA, encoded by the coding sequence ATGCCTCTGATGCTTGATCGACGGCGGCTGGTGCTGGGCGGCGGCCTGGGGCTGGCGGCGCTGGGCCTGCCGGGCGGCGCGGCGCTGGCGCGCGAACTTCTCAGCGCCTCCGGCTTCACCCACGGCGTGGCCAGCGGCGAACCAGGGCCGGACTCCCTGCTGCTGTGGAGCCGCTACGTTCCCTCGGGCGGCGTCGACGAGGTCCGCCTGGACGCCGAGATCGCCCTGGACGCAAGCTTCCATCAGGTCGCGGCGCGCGGCGTGGTGCGGACCGGCGCCTATCGCGACTGGACGGTGAAGATCACCCTGGACGGTCTGCAACCGGGCACGACCTACTGGTATCGCTTCATCGGCCCAGACGGCTCGCGGTCGCAGACGGGGCGGGCGCGGACCCTGCCGGTCGGTCGGGCCGAGCGGTTCCGCATCGGCCTGTTCTCCTGCTCCAACCTGCCGATGGGCTGGTTCAACGCCTATGCCCATGCGGCGGCGCGCGACGACGTCGACCTGTGGCTGCACGTCGGCGACTATGTGTATGAGTACGGCCTGGGCTCCTACGCCGTGGACGACCGGATCGCCGAGCGCGCGGTCCTGCCCGCCCATGACCACGAGATGGTGGCTCTGGCCGACTATCGCCTCCGCTTCGCCTGCTATCGCGCCGACCCCGACCTGCAGGCCGTGCATGCGGCGGCGCCCATGGTCTGCGTCTGGGACGATCATGAATCGACCAACGACAGCTGGGAAGGCGGGGCGCAGAATCATCAGGCAGCCACCGAAGGCGACTGGAGCACGCGCCGCGCCGCCGCCGCTCAGGCCTATCTGGAATGGATGCCGATCTCGGAAGAGCCGTGGAAAGCCTATACGATCGGCGATCTGGCCACCCTCTATCGCACGGAATCGCGCCTGATCGGCCGCACGCGCCAGGCCGACATCGGCGCCGCCTATCGCGAGGGGACGGAAGCCGCCCTGACCGCCTTCCGCGACGGCGCCTGGCAGGACGCCTCGGCCTCCATGCTGGGCTCGACCCAGGAGGCCTGGTTGGCGCGCGAACTGCGGATCAACGCACCCAAGACAGCCTGGCAGGTGGTGGGTATGGGCACGATCATGGGGCGCACCGTCATGCCCCACGACGCCGTCAGCTGGCTGCGCTCGGACCTGAGCGAAGGCGCCGTCCGCTCCTTCACCAACGCCGCGCGGGCGGGGCGGGTCGGCCTGCCCATGTGGATGGACCGCTGGGACGGCTATCCGGCGGCGCGCTCGCGCTTCCTCAAGGCGGCGCAGGCGGCCGACGCGGATCTGGTCATGTTGGCCGGCGACAGCCACAACGCCTGGGCCTATTCACTGTCCGAGGACGGTCGCCCGGCCGGGGTGGAGTTCGCCGGTCAGGCCGTGACCTCCAACGGCATCGAAAAACAGTTGGGCGTGGCCCCCTCGGTCGCCGCCCGTTCCTTCGTCGCCGCCAACCCGGAGATGGCCTGGGCCCAGACCAGCGGGCGCGGCTATATGATGATCGACATCACGCCGGACCGCGTCGGCGGCGAGTGGATCTTCATGGAGACGATCAAGGCGCGCAGCACCGCCGTCGCAGGCGCGCACCGGATGACAGTCCAGAAGGGACGGCGACGTTTCGTCGCCTGA
- a CDS encoding amidase family protein, giving the protein MEGYLAQFDSIDVFITPTQNKPPVPLSYLDQALPVETQMERLFGYAPTWLDNVAGTPAITLPMGQSRDGLPLGLQFSTRPGGEAILLQLAFELERELQWDLRKPPVWVG; this is encoded by the coding sequence ATGGAGGGCTACCTCGCCCAGTTCGACAGCATCGATGTCTTCATCACCCCGACGCAGAACAAGCCGCCGGTCCCGCTGTCCTATCTGGATCAGGCCCTGCCGGTCGAAACCCAGATGGAACGTCTGTTCGGCTACGCCCCGACGTGGCTCGACAACGTCGCCGGCACGCCCGCGATCACCCTGCCGATGGGCCAGAGTCGTGACGGCCTGCCTCTCGGCCTGCAGTTCTCAACCCGCCCCGGGGGCGAAGCCATCCTGCTTCAACTAGCCTTCGAGCTTGAACGCGAGTTGCAATGGGACCTGCGCAAGCCGCCGGTCTGGGTGGGGTGA
- a CDS encoding copper resistance CopC family protein: MMRTLAFTTALALTAGAAFAQDPHSGHAGMHPQASAASGIVTSPADGAMTHGSPERFNVTFPHPMMLRTVTLTMEDHAPIVVTAPEAPAALSVGAPLPRLAPGTYRAIWVAEAPDGHRMTGTVSFMVH; this comes from the coding sequence ATGATGCGCACCTTGGCTTTCACCACTGCGCTGGCTCTCACCGCCGGCGCAGCCTTCGCGCAGGATCCCCATTCCGGCCACGCTGGAATGCATCCGCAGGCATCGGCCGCCTCGGGCATCGTCACCAGCCCGGCCGACGGCGCCATGACGCACGGCTCGCCGGAGCGCTTCAACGTGACCTTCCCCCATCCGATGATGCTCAGGACCGTCACCCTGACGATGGAGGACCATGCTCCGATCGTGGTCACGGCGCCGGAAGCGCCTGCCGCGCTCAGCGTCGGCGCGCCCCTGCCGCGTCTCGCGCCCGGAACCTATCGGGCGATATGGGTCGCCGAGGCGCCGGACGGCCACCGCATGACCGGGACCGTCAGCTTCATGGTTCACTAA